The DNA region GCATAGATCACCTCTTAGGAACCGATTCTTTAGGCCGGGACGAACTCTCCAGGCTTGTACACGGCAGCCGTTATACCCTGATGGTAGCTTTTGTCGGCACCATAGTAGCGGGCGCTGCGGGCGTTTTGTTAGGTTCTCTCAGCGGGTATTATGGCGGAATTATTGACGTGGCGATCATGCGGATTGCGGAAATCCAACTGGCCTTTCCTTTTGTGCTTCTTGCCCTGTTTATTGCGGCGGTTTTAGGGCAGGGCCTTGGCAATGTCATATTCATTGCCGGACTTTCAGGCTGGGTGCGGTACGCCCGAGTTGTCCGGGGTGAATTTATGGCTATAAAAGAAATGGAATATATTGAAGCGGTTAGGGCTTTAGGCTGCAGAAATATGCGTATTATTTATCATCATATCATGCCGAATGTGATCAGCCCTATCATTGTTATCGGAACCCTGGAAATAGCTAAAATCGTGCTTATGGAAGCATCTTTAAGTTATCTTGGAGTAGGAATCCCAATCATCATTCCTACCTGGGGACGTATGCTTTCGGAAGCGCAAGTGGCCATATTCAACGCGCCTTGGCTTTCCGCGCTACCCGGCTTATTTATACTTTTAACGGTCCTTGGGGTAAATCTTTTCGGCGACTGGCTTCGGGATTACCTGGATCCGAGACTGGATGTATGAACGGGCAAACGATGGACGAAGAAAACCTAAAAGATAAAGACCTTATTTCTGTGGAAGATCTGAGCGTACTATTCCGTACAAAGTATGGAAGCGCCAAGATAATCAACAACATCAGTTTTAAACTGAAGCCGGGAGAACGGCTGGGCATAGTCGGGGAATCCGGCTCAGGAAAAAGCATTACCGCCCGGGCAATTATGGGCATACTCCCTAATCTGGATAAGGAAGTCAAGGGGCGCATTGTTTTTCAGGGAAGGAACCTGCTGGAACTCGGTGAAAAAGAAATGCGGGACTTAAGAGGGAACAGGATGGCCATGATTTTTCAGGAGCCTATGATCTCATTGGATCCTCTGTTTTCAATAGAAAACCAACTTATAGAAGCATTGAACGCCCATAAAAAAACATCCGCCACGGAAGCAAGAAAAAAAATTCTGGACTTGCTGACCATAACCGGCATTAAGCAGCCGGAAATAAGAATGAAACAATACCCCTTCGAATTTTCGGGAGGGATGCGCCAGCGGGTAATGATCGCCATGGCGCTGCTCTGCAATCCGGAGCTATTGGTGGCGGATGAGCCTACTACTGCGCTTGATGTGACTATACAAGCGCAAATCATGGATCTGCTGCATAAAATAAACAAGGAATTCGGAACGGCTATAATATTGATTACCCATGATTTAGGCCTTGTGTATGAACAGGTAGACCAGGTAGCGGTTATGTACGCAGGAAGCCTGGTGGAAAAAGGGCCCGTGGAAAAAATATTCAGCAATCCCCTTCATCCGTATACCAGAGGGCTCTTCAATGCCATGCCTTCAATCGAAGAAAAGCGGGAAAAGCTCGAAACCATAGAAGGGAATGTACCCAGCCTGTACGAGCTGCCGCCGGGCTGCGCTTTTGCCCCCCGCTGCGGCAAAGCCCGGGATTTCTGCCATTCAAAAATACCCCCAATTAAAAACATTGGCAGCCAGGAAGTTCAATGTTGGCTTTACGCGAACCAGGAGCATGCTCCGTGAACAGTGAAAAGAAAGATATAATCATGGAAGCCCAGGATCTTACTAAATACTTTCCCCTGAGACGAGGCCTCTTCAGCGGGAGCGGCGAATCCATTAAAGCGGTAGAGGGGGTAAATCTTCAGATAAATCCCGGAGAAACCTTGGGTATAGTAGGCGAATCCGGATGCGGCAAATCAACACTGGTACGGATGCTGCTGGGTTTACTCAAACCCACACGGGGCAAGGTGATATTCCAGGGAAAGGATATTTCATCCATGGATCAGGATGCATTACGCAGGATGCGCCGGGACATGCAGGTTATTTTCCAAGATCCCTATGCGGCGCTTAACCCCAGACACCGGATCAGGGATATGCTGATTGAACCGCTCCTGATACATAAGATCTCAGAAAAAAAAGAAGCCTTAGCGCAAGCTGGCGAGATGCTGGAAAAAGTGGAACTCTCCAGGGAGAGCCTTTCAAAATTCCCTCATGAATTTTCCGGAGGACAACGCCAACGTATATGTATCGCCAGGGCTCTTATGACAAAACCAAAGCTTTTAATATGCGATGAATGTGTTTCGGCTTTGGATGTTTCAATACAGGCTCAGGTATTGAACCTGTTAAACAAGGTGCAGCGAGAATTAGGCTTGACCATGGTATTTGTGTCCCATGATCTCCGGGTTATACACCATATGTGCCGTAATATCATTGTTATGTATATGGGGTGCGTAGTTGAAAACGCCAACAAGGATGAACTTTTTACAAACCCCCAAGATTCGTATACCAAAACCCTGCTTCAGGCAATTCCAAAGGCTATTATCACACAAAGAGGAGCCAATGATGAATAAAAATGAGCGAATAAAAGCGGCAATAACGGGCGAAAAACCGGACACCATTCCCTATTCTTTTTGGGCCCACATGCCGGCTATTGATCGGGATCCGCCGCTAATCGCGGAAAAAACCTGGGAATTCTTTAACCGATACAATCTGGATCTGGTTAAAACAATGAATAACGGCATGTACAGCGTGGAAGACTTTGGTTGCGAAGTTGATTTTTCGGAAATAGAAAACGGTGGGGTCGCTAAAATAAAAACTACGCCAATAAACAGGGCGGAAGATTTTGAAACCATCAAGGCCCTGGGAAGAAAAGCCCTGGATCGGGAACTCGAATACCTGTCAAGGCTTATGGAAAAAATTCAAAATCAGGCACCGGTTGTCTTTACCGTATTCAGTCCCCTTACAACAGTGAACAAGCTCTGCAACGGAAGGATCCTTGAATTTATAAAAGCTGGTGTGGGAAAATCTGTACATAAGGCCCTGGAAGAAATTACCGAAGTAACAAAATTGTTAGTGGAAGAATCCATAACCAAGGGGGCTTCGGGGATATTCTTTGTATCCCAAATGGGAAATTACAATATTATGACGGAAGAACTATACCGGGAGTATGGCAAAACCTATGACGAGGAAATAATAAAAGCTTCAAAAGGGTGGTGCAATGTTATTCATGCCCATGGGGAACAAATAATGTATACTGTTTTCAAAGACTACCCTGGGGAAATACTCAATTATCATGTATGGGAATCTCCTCCGGCAATAGAAGAAGCAATGAAAAGTGGAAAATGTATACTGGGGGGGCTTAAACGCATGGATATTACAAACAGGAAAAAAGATGCTGTTGAAAAACAGATCCATGACACTATTACAAAGCTTAATGGCAGAAAACTCATCTTAGCCCCTGGTTGCGTTATCCGTTATCCTGTATATGAAGAAATGCTTGATTTTATATATAATACCAAGGAAAGTGAAGAAGCAAAACTATTTTAAGGTTTGATTATAAGGAGGACTTTATGCCACAGGTTATTAATCTTAAAGGGACGCACTACGAACAAGGGGTACAGGAGGGCAAGCTTCTTGCAAAAGAAATTCAGGTAAACTGCGATTTTGTGAGAAAGAGCCTGGAAGAAAAAAAAATCAACAAAAGTAAATATGCTGATTTTTTAGCGCAAAACGCCGCTTTCATGAAGGAAAACCAAAATGATTTATACTCGGAGATGGAAGGAATTGCCAAAGGATCTGGTATTTCATGGCAAGAAATTTTAGAGCTGAATATCCCAGCTTATTTCATGTCATCCAGCTTTACACAGGAATGCAGCCAGCTTCTAGTCCGAGGAAAGGCTACGGCGGATGGTCATACATATATTATTAAGAACAGGGATCTGAGCTGGCGTCTCGACCAGGCGCTAATACACCGGGAATATCCTAATGGCCTTAAAGTAACGGAATCAAGCGGCATGGGCACTCTCACATATCCGGGAGCGGGAATAAACAGCTATGGTCTTGCAGCGTCAACAACAGGATCATGGCCAAAAAGCATAAAACCGGATCTGAGCTTGGCATCAAAAACCTCTATATTTATAAACATCAGGTTGATTTTAGATCAATGCAAGACGGCCAAGGAAGCTGTAGAATATGTAAAATCCAGCCCGCGAATGAATGGCA from Treponema primitia ZAS-2 includes:
- a CDS encoding ABC transporter permease, whose protein sequence is MLKSLLKSKTGLLGAALVILVICIALFANIIAPADPNKQNLLNKYKPPAWYEGGSIDHLLGTDSLGRDELSRLVHGSRYTLMVAFVGTIVAGAAGVLLGSLSGYYGGIIDVAIMRIAEIQLAFPFVLLALFIAAVLGQGLGNVIFIAGLSGWVRYARVVRGEFMAIKEMEYIEAVRALGCRNMRIIYHHIMPNVISPIIVIGTLEIAKIVLMEASLSYLGVGIPIIIPTWGRMLSEAQVAIFNAPWLSALPGLFILLTVLGVNLFGDWLRDYLDPRLDV
- a CDS encoding ABC transporter ATP-binding protein codes for the protein MNGQTMDEENLKDKDLISVEDLSVLFRTKYGSAKIINNISFKLKPGERLGIVGESGSGKSITARAIMGILPNLDKEVKGRIVFQGRNLLELGEKEMRDLRGNRMAMIFQEPMISLDPLFSIENQLIEALNAHKKTSATEARKKILDLLTITGIKQPEIRMKQYPFEFSGGMRQRVMIAMALLCNPELLVADEPTTALDVTIQAQIMDLLHKINKEFGTAIILITHDLGLVYEQVDQVAVMYAGSLVEKGPVEKIFSNPLHPYTRGLFNAMPSIEEKREKLETIEGNVPSLYELPPGCAFAPRCGKARDFCHSKIPPIKNIGSQEVQCWLYANQEHAP
- a CDS encoding ATP-binding cassette domain-containing protein; protein product: MNSEKKDIIMEAQDLTKYFPLRRGLFSGSGESIKAVEGVNLQINPGETLGIVGESGCGKSTLVRMLLGLLKPTRGKVIFQGKDISSMDQDALRRMRRDMQVIFQDPYAALNPRHRIRDMLIEPLLIHKISEKKEALAQAGEMLEKVELSRESLSKFPHEFSGGQRQRICIARALMTKPKLLICDECVSALDVSIQAQVLNLLNKVQRELGLTMVFVSHDLRVIHHMCRNIIVMYMGCVVENANKDELFTNPQDSYTKTLLQAIPKAIITQRGANDE
- a CDS encoding uroporphyrinogen decarboxylase family protein, translating into MKTPTRMNFLQTPKIRIPKPCFRQFQRLLSHKEEPMMNKNERIKAAITGEKPDTIPYSFWAHMPAIDRDPPLIAEKTWEFFNRYNLDLVKTMNNGMYSVEDFGCEVDFSEIENGGVAKIKTTPINRAEDFETIKALGRKALDRELEYLSRLMEKIQNQAPVVFTVFSPLTTVNKLCNGRILEFIKAGVGKSVHKALEEITEVTKLLVEESITKGASGIFFVSQMGNYNIMTEELYREYGKTYDEEIIKASKGWCNVIHAHGEQIMYTVFKDYPGEILNYHVWESPPAIEEAMKSGKCILGGLKRMDITNRKKDAVEKQIHDTITKLNGRKLILAPGCVIRYPVYEEMLDFIYNTKESEEAKLF
- a CDS encoding C45 family autoproteolytic acyltransferase/hydolase; this encodes MPQVINLKGTHYEQGVQEGKLLAKEIQVNCDFVRKSLEEKKINKSKYADFLAQNAAFMKENQNDLYSEMEGIAKGSGISWQEILELNIPAYFMSSSFTQECSQLLVRGKATADGHTYIIKNRDLSWRLDQALIHREYPNGLKVTESSGMGTLTYPGAGINSYGLAASTTGSWPKSIKPDLSLASKTSIFINIRLILDQCKTAKEAVEYVKSSPRMNGINLLIADSNDAFAVEVTKDEIDVQAAGDDGILFRTNHYMSEKFSPLNDKNYASTFYRAERIKELTEKIAGKFRFQDLFKIMSDHENGINSICRHPQGDIKTSTISTTLVSIEDKEVWLTPGNPCEHIQQSSL